A single Mustela lutreola isolate mMusLut2 chromosome X, mMusLut2.pri, whole genome shotgun sequence DNA region contains:
- the LOC131821450 gene encoding conserved oligomeric Golgi complex subunit 2-like: MQVQVAWGAVGVAGFNFGNYTSLIVSTSPLWTREILERIATEFNQLQFHAVQSKGLPLLDKVRPRIAHIMAMLQQSLGGLLLEGLQTSNVDIIWHCLRTYATIDKTRDAEALVDQVLVKPYMDEVCAPMHLIPQTQSI; encoded by the exons ATGCAGGTGCAGGtggcatggggggcggtgggggtggcaggttttaactttgggaattacacttctctaattgtctctactagccctctctggactagagagattttggagagaattgccacagaatttaaccagttacagtttcatgctgttcagagcaaaggcctgcctcttctggacaaagtaagacca cgtatagcccacattatggccatgctgcagcagtccctgggaggcctgctgctagaagggcttcagacttccaatgtggacatcatatGGCACTGCCTCCGGACTTACGCTACaattgacaagacacgggatgcagaggcgttagtcgatcaagtactggtgaaaccgtacatggatgaAGTTTGTGCCCCTATGCACCTCATTCcgcaaacacagagcatctaa